The uncultured Desulfovibrio sp. genome contains a region encoding:
- a CDS encoding 3-phosphoshikimate 1-carboxyvinyltransferase: protein MSQSTIIITEGEKQATASVTAPASKSVSHRYLIGAALAQGVSTVRHTLESRDLERTRAILCGAGANMETLPESTQASGVWRVTGMGGKPRGGATGDPLSCDVEESGTTCRLLTAVLAAGEGEFRVHGAPRMHERPIEELTDALKKLGLAVTFEGKADCPPLVLHAKGLNPALCGGEVTLGMDISSQYFSGLLLAAPMGPAPLSVTLGGQKAVSWPYVGLTLQCLTDYGIHFDVETRNAADAPWGMLSPGAWRELRAAHPGCLRVTVHPGAYRAGNYTVEGDWSGASYLLAAGALGLKPVRVEGLRTDSLQGDRAMLGILERMGARMTMTENSVTVYPSALHGVELDMGDCPDLVPTVAVLAAFAQGSTRISNVAHLRYKESDRINAPAQELAKAGVVIDQLSDGMLIHGLAGRGNGKPDCPRLPEGVSLSAHNDHRIAMSLALLGLRQPETNVRDLLDDPLVVRKSFPQFWNIWEQLA, encoded by the coding sequence ATGAGCCAGAGCACCATTATCATCACCGAGGGCGAAAAGCAGGCCACGGCTAGCGTTACCGCACCCGCTTCCAAATCTGTTTCGCACCGCTATCTTATTGGCGCGGCGCTGGCGCAGGGAGTTTCCACAGTGCGGCACACCCTTGAAAGCCGCGACCTCGAACGCACCCGCGCCATCCTGTGCGGGGCCGGGGCGAACATGGAAACCCTGCCCGAAAGCACTCAGGCCTCCGGCGTGTGGCGCGTGACGGGCATGGGCGGCAAGCCCCGCGGCGGCGCAACGGGTGATCCTCTTTCCTGTGATGTGGAAGAATCCGGCACCACATGTCGGCTGCTCACCGCCGTGCTGGCCGCTGGCGAGGGTGAATTTCGCGTGCACGGCGCGCCGCGCATGCACGAACGCCCCATTGAAGAACTGACCGACGCCCTCAAAAAACTGGGCCTTGCCGTCACATTTGAGGGCAAGGCCGACTGTCCGCCTCTGGTGCTGCACGCCAAGGGCCTCAACCCTGCCCTGTGCGGGGGAGAGGTGACGCTGGGCATGGATATTTCGAGCCAGTATTTTTCGGGTCTGTTGCTGGCGGCCCCAATGGGGCCTGCGCCCTTGTCCGTAACGCTTGGCGGGCAAAAAGCCGTGTCCTGGCCCTATGTGGGGCTGACCCTGCAATGCCTGACAGACTACGGCATCCACTTTGACGTGGAAACCCGCAACGCGGCCGATGCTCCCTGGGGAATGCTGTCCCCTGGCGCATGGCGCGAACTCAGGGCCGCGCATCCCGGCTGCCTGCGCGTGACAGTCCATCCCGGCGCGTACCGCGCGGGCAACTACACCGTTGAAGGCGACTGGTCTGGCGCGTCCTATCTGCTGGCCGCTGGCGCACTGGGCCTTAAGCCCGTGAGGGTTGAAGGTTTGCGCACGGATTCCCTGCAGGGCGACCGCGCCATGCTGGGCATTTTGGAGCGCATGGGCGCGCGCATGACCATGACGGAAAATTCCGTCACCGTGTACCCCTCCGCCCTTCATGGCGTGGAGCTGGACATGGGCGACTGCCCCGACCTCGTGCCCACTGTAGCTGTGCTGGCCGCCTTTGCGCAGGGTTCCACACGCATCAGCAATGTGGCCCATCTGCGTTATAAAGAATCGGATCGCATCAACGCCCCGGCGCAGGAGCTTGCCAAGGCTGGCGTGGTCATTGACCAGCTTTCCGACGGCATGCTCATTCACGGTCTGGCCGGACGCGGCAACGGCAAGCCGGACTGTCCGCGCTTGCCCGAGGGCGTTTCCCTCTCGGCCCACAACGACCACCGCATTGCCATGTCTCTGGCCCTGCTGGGGCTGCGCCAGCCTGAAACAAATGTGCGCGACCTGCTGGACGACCCGCTGGTGGTGCGCAAATCCTTTCCGCAATTCTGGAATATCTGGGAGCAACTGGCATGA
- a CDS encoding MinD/ParA family protein: MSGTFPLVFSVTSGKGGVGKTNISVNLAICLAQLGKQVVLIDADLGLANVDVVLGLTPQKNIFHLFHEGATISDILFPTPYGFSILPASSGMSEMLTLSTGQKLELLEAVDEMEDGLDYLIVDTGAGISDNVLYFNMAAQERLVVLTPEPTSLTDAYALIKVLKNNHGVERFKVCVNMAPDLKTAKDMFVRLHQACDHFLSGVSLELVGVIPRDTGVRKAVVQQLPYCISEPQSPAAKATMSLAKNISAWEAPENLDGNIKFFWKKLLFR, translated from the coding sequence ATGAGCGGCACTTTCCCTCTGGTTTTTTCCGTCACCTCAGGCAAGGGCGGCGTAGGCAAGACCAATATCTCGGTTAATCTTGCCATTTGCCTTGCGCAACTGGGCAAGCAGGTGGTGCTTATTGACGCCGACCTCGGCCTGGCCAATGTAGACGTGGTGCTTGGTCTGACCCCGCAGAAGAATATTTTTCATCTGTTCCACGAAGGGGCCACCATTTCGGACATCCTCTTTCCCACGCCTTACGGTTTTTCCATCTTGCCTGCTTCTTCCGGCATGAGCGAAATGCTCACCCTTTCCACGGGGCAGAAGCTTGAACTGCTTGAAGCCGTAGACGAAATGGAAGACGGGCTTGACTACCTCATCGTGGACACAGGTGCAGGCATCAGCGACAATGTGCTCTATTTCAACATGGCCGCGCAAGAACGCCTGGTAGTGCTTACACCGGAACCGACCTCGCTCACTGACGCCTATGCTCTTATCAAGGTGCTGAAAAACAATCACGGCGTTGAACGCTTCAAGGTGTGCGTCAACATGGCCCCGGACCTCAAGACGGCCAAGGACATGTTTGTGCGTCTGCATCAGGCCTGCGACCATTTTCTCAGTGGCGTCTCCCTGGAACTCGTGGGCGTTATCCCGCGCGATACAGGCGTACGCAAGGCCGTGGTGCAGCAGTTGCCCTATTGCATAAGCGAACCGCAAAGCCCGGCGGCAAAGGCCACCATGTCGCTGGCCAAGAACATCAGCGCATGGGAAGCCCCCGAAAACCTCGACGGCAACATCAAGTTTTTCTGGAAAAAACTGCTGTTCCGCTAG
- a CDS encoding flagellar biosynthesis protein FlhF encodes MQVKTFTGATSQEILARIKAEMGPDAVILGNRTYRKNGAVCHEITAGIERPKTEGTQAAGAPAGWGEWHKEWMHLKDQIFALMKPAIQLERLTPRQRVALEYLQREGVSDSVAVDLYQRLLAEPGASVLECLCGMVPVKAWGAEQWRQRIHLMAGPFGFGKTTTALRFALHLRKHEPEARIAFINADCLRGNGRLILRHWAELSNFTYMEAPDKAAMELALAATREARAVFIDVPGLDRNGNLAHWRADMGLDTVETATHLTLSPFFDALQTQAFLQRYKFEGPGSLVWTKLDEAVSFGNIVNVACAAGLPVSALSFGAELKESLAPATEPLVWRLIFKRQLPGQAA; translated from the coding sequence ATGCAGGTAAAGACGTTCACAGGGGCCACATCACAGGAAATTTTGGCCAGAATCAAGGCCGAGATGGGGCCTGACGCCGTTATCCTGGGCAACCGCACCTATCGCAAGAACGGTGCCGTCTGCCATGAAATAACTGCCGGGATCGAGCGCCCCAAGACCGAAGGAACGCAAGCCGCAGGCGCGCCTGCTGGCTGGGGTGAATGGCACAAGGAATGGATGCATCTCAAGGATCAGATATTTGCCTTGATGAAGCCAGCCATTCAGCTTGAACGCCTCACGCCCCGCCAGCGAGTTGCTCTGGAATATTTGCAGCGCGAAGGTGTTTCTGACTCTGTGGCGGTTGACCTCTACCAGCGTTTGCTGGCAGAACCCGGAGCCTCTGTACTTGAATGCCTCTGCGGCATGGTGCCGGTTAAGGCCTGGGGTGCGGAACAGTGGCGGCAGCGTATCCACCTGATGGCCGGGCCTTTCGGTTTTGGTAAAACCACAACTGCCCTGCGCTTTGCACTGCACCTGCGCAAGCACGAGCCAGAAGCGCGCATTGCCTTTATCAACGCCGACTGCCTGCGCGGCAACGGCAGGCTGATTTTGCGCCACTGGGCGGAACTTTCCAATTTTACGTATATGGAAGCGCCCGACAAGGCCGCCATGGAACTTGCCCTGGCCGCCACCCGCGAGGCCCGCGCCGTATTCATTGATGTTCCCGGCCTTGACCGCAACGGCAATCTTGCCCACTGGCGGGCCGACATGGGTCTGGACACTGTGGAAACCGCTACACACCTTACGCTTTCGCCATTTTTTGACGCTCTGCAAACACAGGCGTTTTTACAAAGATACAAATTTGAAGGGCCTGGCTCCCTTGTATGGACCAAGCTGGACGAAGCCGTAAGCTTCGGCAATATTGTGAATGTGGCCTGCGCTGCCGGATTGCCGGTTTCAGCACTGTCGTTCGGCGCGGAACTCAAGGAAAGCCTTGCCCCGGCCACCGAGCCGCTGGTCTGGCGTCTTATTTTCAAAAGGCAACTTCCCGGCCAGGCCGCCTAG
- a CDS encoding FliA/WhiG family RNA polymerase sigma factor, whose translation MKTGTAQAQAPCPWEALETGATPWESFSPAEQESVVRHYAPKIRFLALRLKAKLPRSIELGELISSGTLGLMEALGKFRPQLGIRFETYAESRIKGAMLDELRRLDWFPRSLRQRVRVLDEAMRKVEHEQGRQATEDELQKITGLDMRDVRQGLEALQNQLWISLDAIQDTLSGEGPEGGEPFRSTALQELVERVAPLIDRLTPREKLVLSLYYTDELNMRETAEVMGITEGRVSQLHSQALSRLRKEFHNLYGEGTEI comes from the coding sequence ATGAAGACCGGCACAGCGCAAGCGCAAGCTCCCTGCCCCTGGGAAGCGCTAGAAACCGGGGCAACCCCTTGGGAGAGCTTTTCACCGGCAGAGCAGGAATCCGTGGTGCGTCACTATGCGCCCAAGATACGCTTTCTCGCTTTGCGGCTCAAAGCCAAGTTGCCACGCAGCATAGAACTTGGGGAGCTGATCAGCTCCGGCACCCTGGGCCTCATGGAAGCCTTGGGCAAGTTCAGGCCGCAGCTCGGCATCCGCTTTGAAACGTATGCCGAAAGCCGCATCAAGGGAGCCATGCTCGATGAATTGCGCCGGCTTGACTGGTTTCCCCGGTCCTTGCGTCAGCGGGTGCGGGTGCTTGATGAAGCCATGCGCAAGGTTGAGCACGAGCAAGGCCGACAGGCCACCGAGGACGAGCTGCAAAAGATCACCGGCCTCGACATGCGCGATGTGCGGCAGGGTCTTGAAGCCCTGCAAAACCAGCTCTGGATTTCACTTGACGCCATTCAGGACACGCTCTCGGGCGAAGGCCCCGAAGGCGGAGAACCCTTCCGCAGCACTGCCCTGCAAGAGCTTGTGGAGCGCGTGGCGCCGCTGATCGACCGCTTGACGCCAAGAGAAAAGTTGGTACTCTCGCTGTATTATACTGATGAGCTGAATATGCGTGAAACTGCCGAAGTCATGGGCATCACCGAAGGCAGGGTTTCACAATTGCATTCACAGGCACTGAGCCGCCTTCGCAAGGAATTCCATAATCTCTACGGCGAAGGCACTGAAATATAA
- the fliL gene encoding flagellar basal body-associated protein FliL produces the protein MAEKQDLKDAPVKDELQVAVSQDTSLRKVELDLDDAPFLVEQAPPPPAKTEEAPLQVAEDGAEPLKKKKKLLIIAAAAGLLVLLVAGAAIWWFVLRTPPPLPPEPIKPEVIVVPSAKTPTAQPDSVKELAPFVIPRQTPTGARFLICKFSTVSQSPRVGMEIDHKLIPLRDALYYYLSSKSDEFLLNPANTATIKKDLSGVLNDYLTQGRIDDILFESYLNE, from the coding sequence GTGGCTGAAAAGCAGGATTTGAAAGACGCCCCCGTCAAGGATGAACTTCAGGTTGCGGTCAGCCAGGATACAAGCCTGCGCAAGGTCGAACTTGATCTTGACGATGCCCCGTTCCTTGTGGAACAGGCGCCTCCTCCCCCGGCCAAAACCGAGGAAGCCCCACTTCAGGTAGCCGAAGATGGGGCCGAACCACTCAAGAAGAAAAAAAAGCTTCTGATCATTGCTGCCGCTGCTGGCCTGCTCGTGCTGCTTGTGGCAGGCGCTGCAATCTGGTGGTTTGTACTGCGCACTCCCCCGCCGCTGCCTCCGGAGCCAATCAAGCCAGAGGTCATCGTGGTGCCTTCTGCAAAAACGCCCACTGCCCAGCCTGACAGCGTCAAGGAACTGGCGCCATTTGTTATCCCCCGGCAAACACCCACTGGCGCGCGCTTTTTGATCTGCAAATTTTCAACAGTCAGTCAAAGCCCCAGGGTCGGCATGGAGATTGACCACAAGCTCATTCCTCTGCGTGATGCCCTGTATTATTACCTGAGCAGCAAGTCGGACGAATTTTTGCTGAATCCGGCCAATACGGCTACCATAAAAAAAGACCTCAGCGGGGTGCTGAACGATTACCTGACGCAGGGGCGCATTGATGACATTTTGTTTGAGAGTTATCTGAACGAATAG
- a CDS encoding chemotaxis response regulator CheY gives MPYNPNMRVLVVDDFSTMRRIVRNILRQLGFQNVVEADDGTSAWDVLNREKIDFIVSDWNMPQMTGIDLLRKVRSSEQFANIPFLMVTAEAQQENIIEAVQAKVSNYIVKPFTADTMKQKIDKIFP, from the coding sequence ATGCCTTACAATCCGAATATGCGAGTTCTTGTGGTTGACGATTTTTCCACCATGCGCCGTATTGTGCGCAACATTCTGCGCCAGCTTGGTTTTCAGAACGTGGTGGAAGCCGATGACGGCACCTCGGCATGGGATGTTCTGAACCGCGAAAAGATCGACTTTATCGTTTCGGACTGGAACATGCCCCAGATGACAGGCATTGATCTGCTCCGCAAGGTTCGCTCAAGCGAACAGTTTGCCAACATCCCCTTTCTGATGGTCACTGCTGAAGCCCAGCAGGAAAACATAATTGAAGCTGTGCAGGCCAAGGTTTCCAACTACATCGTCAAGCCTTTTACTGCGGACACGATGAAGCAGAAAATCGACAAGATTTTTCCCTAG
- a CDS encoding efflux transporter outer membrane subunit: MSASGKAPGIMLKTPALVLMLAMLLSACSLAPRYDRPEQEMPKQWRAVDMGSAPLHTDWWNRFNDPVLSELVEEALKNNQDLAESMAKIESAAAKVGVGTAALMPVINGTGSAAAQGASEKAANTVPFDQSKMSRSTTAYQGALSASWELDFWGKIRNQYTMLSDILMNTVIGHEALRLSVAGQTAQGYFALLAQDMQLDTARRTLKSREQSFQIYTARYKQGDITELDWQRARAEVETARAQVHTSTVDVDKAEAGLAVLLGRSPRDIMDRAMKRGQGIHMLPAPPVLPAGLPSDLLERRPDVRAAEFSIMAYNANIGVARAQFFPSISLTGMLGSLSASMGNLFTGPAGTWSYGASGTVPLLDFGSNWYNLKDAEAQKKAAIAVYRKTVQTAFEDIRTALTSQREADHIVRSMQVQVESLRRAAQIAGLQYDNGYTDYLTVLDAERQLFAAELRLATALRDRLDSVVSVCMALGGGWQDPGTSPSFPVVNTEKLLQEQAGGRASAPAAKSE, translated from the coding sequence ATGAGCGCTTCCGGCAAGGCCCCGGGCATAATGCTCAAGACACCTGCATTGGTGCTGATGCTGGCCATGCTGCTTTCGGCATGCTCTCTTGCTCCGCGCTATGACAGGCCGGAGCAGGAAATGCCCAAGCAGTGGCGGGCAGTGGATATGGGTTCAGCGCCCCTGCATACCGACTGGTGGAACAGGTTTAACGATCCTGTGCTGTCAGAACTGGTTGAAGAAGCGCTGAAGAACAACCAGGATCTGGCCGAATCCATGGCCAAGATCGAATCTGCCGCCGCGAAGGTGGGTGTAGGCACAGCCGCGTTGATGCCCGTCATCAACGGCACCGGTTCCGCCGCCGCTCAGGGCGCATCAGAAAAAGCCGCCAATACGGTGCCTTTTGACCAGAGCAAGATGTCCCGTTCTACCACCGCCTACCAGGGTGCGCTGAGCGCCTCCTGGGAGCTGGATTTCTGGGGCAAGATCCGCAACCAGTACACCATGCTCAGCGATATCCTGATGAACACGGTCATTGGGCACGAAGCTCTCCGCCTCTCGGTGGCTGGGCAGACGGCCCAGGGGTACTTTGCCCTGCTGGCGCAGGACATGCAGCTTGATACGGCCCGGCGCACCCTGAAATCGCGTGAGCAATCATTCCAGATTTATACCGCCCGCTACAAGCAGGGAGATATAACCGAGCTTGACTGGCAGCGCGCCCGTGCAGAGGTGGAAACCGCCCGCGCCCAGGTGCACACCAGCACCGTGGATGTGGACAAGGCTGAGGCTGGCCTGGCCGTACTGCTTGGCCGTTCGCCCCGCGACATAATGGATCGGGCCATGAAGCGCGGACAGGGCATCCACATGTTGCCCGCGCCGCCTGTGCTGCCCGCTGGTCTGCCTTCTGATCTTCTGGAGCGTCGGCCTGACGTGCGCGCAGCAGAATTCAGCATCATGGCCTACAATGCCAATATCGGCGTTGCCCGCGCGCAGTTCTTCCCCTCCATTTCCCTTACGGGCATGCTGGGTTCCCTGAGCGCTTCCATGGGCAACCTCTTTACCGGTCCCGCTGGTACATGGAGCTATGGCGCAAGCGGCACCGTGCCATTGCTGGATTTTGGCAGCAACTGGTATAACCTCAAGGATGCCGAAGCCCAGAAAAAGGCAGCCATCGCCGTGTACCGCAAAACCGTGCAGACTGCCTTTGAGGACATCCGTACGGCGCTTACCTCGCAGCGCGAGGCTGACCACATCGTGCGCAGCATGCAGGTGCAGGTTGAAAGCCTGCGGCGTGCCGCCCAGATTGCTGGCCTGCAATACGACAACGGCTATACGGACTACCTGACGGTGCTGGACGCAGAGCGTCAGCTTTTTGCTGCCGAACTGCGGTTGGCGACAGCGCTGCGCGACAGGCTTGATAGCGTGGTCAGCGTGTGCATGGCCCTTGGCGGCGGCTGGCAGGACCCCGGCACAAGCCCCAGCTTCCCCGTGGTGAACACAGAAAAGCTGTTGCAGGAGCAGGCTGGCGGGCGGGCAAGCGCGCCTGCGGCTAAATCCGAATAA
- the flhB gene encoding flagellar type III secretion system protein FlhB codes for MFGSQQDPSRTERATPKRVSKQREEGNVPKAPELGKAVSLLGGLCVLYAWIGPMADNIKRLFRHFLSHSWEFDPNPENVYSLSIDVTLEIARMIMPILLTLGFLAFLAQRLQVGKLWTTKAMRPTLKRFNIVQGLKQMLASPQTALRTIKSLLFSLVLGIIPGWIIFKEHQNFLPMYYASTEGVATYMLQMAFKLTCYALLPIIAIAIFDVWQSHYAYNEGMKMTKSEVKDEQKQAEGDPVIKGQQRRKMMEMMSKRMLADVPKADVVVTNPTHIAVALSYNTSEAPAPIVLAKGADNLAEKIKEIARENRIPIRENVPLARALYKSTEVGDMIPEELYKAVAAVLASIWKLKPKAARP; via the coding sequence ATGTTCGGTTCGCAGCAAGATCCAAGCAGAACAGAAAGAGCCACTCCAAAACGCGTCAGTAAGCAGCGTGAGGAGGGCAATGTTCCCAAAGCGCCAGAACTGGGCAAGGCAGTGAGCCTGCTGGGGGGCTTGTGTGTTCTTTATGCCTGGATCGGCCCCATGGCCGACAACATCAAGCGCCTGTTCCGCCACTTTCTCAGCCACTCGTGGGAGTTCGATCCCAACCCTGAAAACGTCTACAGCCTCAGCATTGACGTCACGCTTGAAATTGCCCGCATGATCATGCCCATTCTGCTGACCTTGGGCTTTCTGGCATTTCTGGCGCAGCGCTTACAGGTGGGAAAACTCTGGACAACCAAGGCCATGCGCCCCACCTTGAAGCGCTTCAACATAGTCCAGGGGCTCAAGCAGATGCTGGCATCGCCGCAAACAGCCCTGCGCACCATCAAGAGCCTGCTGTTTTCTCTTGTTCTTGGCATCATCCCTGGCTGGATCATCTTCAAGGAACATCAGAATTTTCTGCCCATGTACTACGCCAGCACCGAAGGCGTGGCGACCTACATGCTGCAAATGGCTTTCAAGCTGACCTGCTACGCGCTGCTGCCCATCATTGCCATTGCCATTTTTGACGTATGGCAGTCGCACTATGCCTATAACGAGGGCATGAAGATGACCAAGTCAGAAGTGAAGGACGAGCAGAAACAGGCTGAAGGCGACCCCGTGATCAAGGGGCAGCAGCGCAGAAAAATGATGGAAATGATGAGCAAGCGTATGTTGGCCGACGTGCCCAAGGCGGATGTGGTGGTCACAAACCCCACGCACATAGCCGTGGCCCTGAGCTATAATACCTCGGAAGCTCCCGCGCCCATCGTGCTTGCCAAGGGTGCAGACAATCTGGCCGAAAAAATCAAGGAAATAGCCCGCGAAAACCGGATTCCCATTCGCGAAAACGTGCCTCTGGCACGGGCTTTGTATAAGTCCACAGAGGTGGGCGACATGATTCCCGAAGAGCTTTACAAAGCAGTGGCTGCTGTGCTGGCCAGCATCTGGAAGCTCAAGCCCAAGGCGGCAAGGCCCTAG
- a CDS encoding prephenate dehydrogenase, with protein sequence MGAMLLARAESAGLNVAGVDVPLTPEVLAPACAGAELAIICVPAAVFSEVIAAVCPHLLPGAVLADITSVKEIPLQQMEKVWAGPVVGTHPLFGPKPDPQADQPVAIVPGGHAGQDHVELASGFFTALGCRVFCTTAEKHDKAMASIQNMNFITSLAYFALLAEHEDLLPFLTPSFRRRQNAARKMLTEDARMFAGLFEANPYSYEAVRQYRQMLNLAAAGDIDLLCQRARWWWQEEADQQTP encoded by the coding sequence ATGGGTGCCATGCTGCTGGCTCGCGCCGAGTCAGCAGGGCTGAACGTGGCGGGCGTGGACGTGCCCCTGACGCCCGAAGTTCTGGCTCCCGCCTGCGCGGGGGCCGAGCTGGCCATCATTTGCGTTCCTGCCGCTGTTTTCAGCGAGGTTATCGCTGCGGTCTGCCCGCATCTGCTCCCTGGGGCGGTGCTGGCGGACATAACCTCCGTCAAGGAAATCCCGCTGCAACAGATGGAAAAGGTCTGGGCCGGGCCAGTAGTGGGCACGCACCCCCTCTTTGGCCCCAAGCCGGATCCGCAGGCAGACCAGCCCGTGGCCATTGTGCCGGGGGGCCATGCGGGGCAAGATCATGTGGAACTGGCCTCGGGCTTTTTTACAGCCCTTGGCTGCCGTGTTTTCTGCACCACTGCCGAAAAACACGACAAGGCCATGGCCAGCATCCAGAACATGAACTTCATCACCAGCCTGGCGTACTTTGCCCTGCTGGCGGAGCATGAGGACCTGCTGCCCTTTCTTACGCCTTCATTCCGCCGCCGCCAGAACGCTGCCCGCAAAATGCTGACAGAAGACGCGCGCATGTTCGCTGGCCTGTTTGAGGCCAATCCCTACAGCTACGAAGCTGTGCGCCAATACCGGCAGATGCTCAACCTCGCCGCCGCTGGCGATATTGACCTGCTCTGCCAGCGCGCCCGCTGGTGGTGGCAGGAAGAAGCGGATCAGCAAACTCCCTGA
- the flhA gene encoding flagellar biosynthesis protein FlhA, with protein MAAVVIPQLDYARFSKNGEIFLAAGVVIILFVMLVPLPTFFLDFMLCISISISLLVLITTMFMTSPLEFTIFPSLLLVTTLLRLALNVASTRLILLNGNMGANAAGEVIRAFGQFVVGGSYVVGAVIFMILFILNKTVITAGTSRIAEVAARFTLDAMPGKQMAIEADLNAGLLDEEQANARRAGLRKEADFYGAMDGACKFVSGDVNAGMFITLVNLVGGIIIGMVQKDMDWNTALTTYSLLTIGDGLVSTIPSIIVSTGTGLLVSRAASEAKMGEEFLAQLTFNSRALKMVSGVLLLFALVPGLPTIPFLCISILIFVVSRLTENKDQEAADKAKADKKKKSGSGTADTPEEVQALLPLDTLELEVGYGLIPLVDEEQSGNLLARIRSIRRQFALDMGVVIPSLHLRDNLQLKPGQYALLIKGNQVASAEILVDHFLAMDPGNVTTKISGIETREPAFNLPALWIPDSQREEAMLAGYTVVDPATVIATHLTEVFKRQLADFLDRQGVQGLLDTVAKHSPKAVEDLVPNVLPLGVVQKVLQLLVRESVSIRDMLTIVETLGDFGSNVKNPDTLAEYVREKLSRAIVRPYLDSQGTLSVLTLAPNAERLVQEGIRHADNGVTFLSMNPAVAQRLVNNISTAADNAVNTDAQPVLLVTPIIRPHLAQIVTRFLPTVPVISQAEIPPDIRLQSVGVVSAE; from the coding sequence ATGGCTGCCGTAGTAATCCCCCAGCTTGATTACGCTCGATTTTCAAAAAACGGCGAAATATTTCTTGCAGCCGGTGTGGTCATCATCCTGTTTGTCATGCTGGTGCCTCTGCCCACGTTTTTTCTCGATTTCATGCTCTGCATCAGTATTTCCATTTCCCTGCTGGTGCTTATAACCACAATGTTCATGACCTCGCCGCTGGAATTTACCATCTTTCCTTCGTTGCTGCTGGTCACAACCCTTCTGAGGCTGGCGCTCAACGTGGCGTCCACCCGCCTTATTCTGCTCAACGGCAATATGGGCGCAAACGCTGCGGGCGAAGTAATCCGCGCATTCGGCCAGTTTGTTGTGGGCGGCAGTTACGTTGTGGGCGCCGTTATCTTTATGATCCTGTTCATTCTGAACAAGACCGTTATCACCGCTGGTACCTCGCGTATCGCAGAAGTGGCGGCCCGCTTCACCCTGGACGCCATGCCCGGCAAGCAGATGGCCATTGAAGCTGACCTCAATGCTGGTTTGCTGGATGAAGAACAGGCCAATGCCCGCCGCGCAGGACTGCGCAAGGAAGCAGATTTTTACGGCGCCATGGACGGTGCCTGCAAATTTGTTTCGGGCGACGTGAACGCAGGCATGTTCATCACCCTGGTGAACCTTGTGGGCGGTATCATCATTGGTATGGTCCAGAAGGATATGGACTGGAACACAGCCCTCACCACCTATTCTCTGCTGACCATCGGTGACGGCCTGGTTTCCACCATACCTTCCATCATTGTTTCCACCGGCACTGGCTTGCTGGTTTCGCGCGCCGCCTCCGAAGCCAAGATGGGCGAAGAATTTCTGGCCCAGCTTACCTTCAACAGCCGTGCGCTCAAGATGGTCTCGGGCGTGTTACTGCTGTTTGCGCTGGTTCCCGGCCTGCCGACCATCCCCTTCCTCTGCATATCCATCCTTATCTTTGTGGTGAGCCGCCTCACGGAAAACAAGGATCAGGAGGCCGCCGACAAGGCCAAGGCAGACAAGAAAAAGAAAAGCGGTTCCGGCACCGCCGACACGCCGGAAGAGGTACAGGCGCTGTTGCCCCTTGATACACTTGAACTTGAAGTGGGCTACGGCCTCATCCCCCTGGTGGACGAAGAACAGAGCGGCAACCTGCTGGCCCGCATCCGCTCCATACGCCGACAGTTTGCTCTGGACATGGGCGTGGTCATTCCCTCGTTGCACCTGCGCGATAACCTTCAGCTCAAGCCCGGCCAGTACGCCCTGCTTATCAAGGGCAATCAGGTGGCTTCGGCAGAAATTCTGGTCGATCACTTTCTGGCCATGGATCCCGGCAACGTGACCACCAAGATCAGCGGCATTGAAACGCGCGAGCCTGCCTTTAACCTGCCTGCCCTGTGGATTCCCGACAGTCAGCGCGAGGAGGCCATGCTTGCGGGCTACACTGTGGTTGACCCGGCAACGGTTATCGCTACGCATCTGACGGAAGTGTTCAAGCGTCAGCTGGCCGACTTTCTTGACCGCCAGGGCGTGCAAGGGCTGCTGGACACGGTCGCCAAGCATTCGCCCAAGGCAGTGGAAGACCTGGTGCCCAACGTGCTGCCCCTTGGCGTGGTGCAGAAAGTGCTGCAACTGCTGGTGCGCGAAAGCGTCAGCATACGCGACATGCTCACCATTGTGGAAACTCTGGGCGATTTTGGCTCAAACGTCAAAAATCCCGACACGCTGGCAGAATATGTGCGCGAAAAACTCTCCCGCGCCATTGTACGACCCTATCTGGACAGCCAGGGAACGCTTTCAGTGCTGACCCTTGCGCCCAATGCCGAGCGTCTGGTGCAGGAAGGCATTCGCCATGCCGACAACGGCGTGACCTTCCTCTCCATGAATCCGGCTGTGGCCCAGCGGCTGGTGAACAACATCAGCACTGCTGCCGACAATGCGGTGAATACCGATGCCCAGCCCGTGCTGCTGGTGACGCCGATTATCCGTCCGCATCTGGCCCAGATTGTCACGCGCTTTCTGCCCACGGTGCCGGTCATCTCGCAGGCGGAGATTCCGCCCGACATCCGGCTGCAATCGGTGGGCGTGGTAAGCGCCGAATAA